A segment of the Acidimicrobiales bacterium genome:
GGGCGTCGACGCGATCGGGAAGAGCCGCTCGGCCAGGCGGCGCTCGCCGACGGTCTGGAAGACGAGGCCGCCGGCGGTCGTGAACACCTCCTGGAACAGCGGGAGGCGAAGGGGCGGCTCGTCGTGGGCGGCCGGATGCATCACGGACCGCCGCCCCACGGCGGGCACGCCCCGCACGGTGGGGTGGTACAGGTAGGGGTAGAACACCACGACATCGGCGTCGCTGTCGACGGCCGCCGCCACCACGTCGGGGTTCAAGGGCCCCTGGAGGTCGATCCACCGCTGCTCGTCGCCCGACGAGGCCGACTCCGGTGCGCGCAGGACCCCGGCCGAGAACGCCTCGAAGCCGGGGTCGCGGCCGGCCACCGAACGGAAGCGCCGCACCCGTACGCCGTTGAGGTCGGCGTCTCCCGGCGGGTACTCGTCGGCCCACGTGCGGGCGTCGAGGGCGCACGTGGTGAGGACCTCGACCTCCCACCCGAGCTGCCCCACCAGCCGCTCGGCCAGCATGCGGGCGCCGTACTCGGCGCCCCCCAGCACCTCCACGCCGTAGCGGGGGACCACGTAGGCGACCTTCATGCCTCCAGGCCCCGCAGCACCTCCAGCCACCGGGCCCGCGTGCGGGGCAGGCTGAAGACGTCGAGGCGGGCGGTGCCGGCAGCCACCAGTGCGGCCCGCAGGGGTGCGTCGGACAGCACCCGGTGCACGGCCGCAGCCACCGTGCCCGGCCGCTTGGAGGCGAGCAGCACGCCGGCGTCGCCGAGGGTGCCGGGAACGGCGCTCGACGCGAAGGCGACGATGGGCACCCGGTTGGCCATGGCCTCGAGGAGCGGGATGCAGAACCCCTCGTGCTCCGACAGGCACACGAACGCGTCGGCGACCAGGTAGTGGGCCAGCAGCTCGCCGGCCGTCACCGCCCCGGTGAGGCGGACGGCGTCGCCGAGGCCGAGGGCGTCGATGTAGCCCTCCAGCGCGGCCCAGTAGGCGACCGACGACGACCCGCCCACCACGTGCAGCCGGGCCGCCGGGTCGTACATGCGGCGGTAGGCGGCGAACGCCTTGACGACGTCGTGCTGGCACTTGTTGGGCGATACCCGGCCGACGAAGAGCCAGTCGGCCCCTGCCTTGGTGTCCACCAGCCGGGCCAGTGCCGCCGGGTCCACACCGGTGTCACCGCTGTCGAACACGGCCGGGTCGAGGAGGATGGGCGCCGTCGCCGTCGCCGCGAAACCGACCCGGCGCAGCTCGTCCTCGTTGTACGCCGAGTCGGCCACCCCGAGCGCGGTGCGCGACGCCAGCTCGGGCAGCTGGGCCCGGCCCCACGAGCACCCGTAGGCGGCGGCCGGCTCCCAGCGCTCGTACAGCTCGGGGGGCGTGATGTTGTGGTGGTCGACCACGAGCGCCTCCGGCCGCTGGCGGACGAAGTCGGCCACCACCGACCCGATGGCCACGTGGTACACGAGCACGTCGCCCGGGCGCGCGGGCACGCGCCGGCCGTAGTCGGTGTGCTTGCGGGCCTGGCCCTCCCGGGCCGGGTGGACGAACTCGGCGAACAGCTCCGCCTCCACGCCAAGCGTCTCGCGCGCCAGGCGCTGGAGCTCGAGCATGTGGCCCCCCACCGCCCCGGGCTCGAAGGTGGGGACGAACTGGTGGAGCGCCCTCAAGACGCCGCGCCCTGGCCGGCGAGGAACTTGGCGATCACCTCGGTGAACCGGCGGCTCGAGTTGGCCAGGGAGAAGTCGGCGGCCCGGCGGGTGCCGGCGGCCACGAGGTCGGCGCGCAGCCGGCTGTCGCCGAGGACGCGCCACACGGCGGCGGCGACCGTCACGGCGTCCTTCGCCTCCAGCAGCACCCCCGCGCCCGCCGCCGTCTCCGGCACGGCGGTGGAGGCGAAGGCGACCACCGGGACGGACAGGCGCATGGCCTCGATGATCGGCACGCAGAAGCCCTCGTGCTCGGACAGGCACACGAACACGTCGGCCGAGCGGAAGTATGCCCGGAGGGAGGCGGCCGGCACCGAACCGGGAAGGGTGACCGCGCCGGCGAGCCCGAGAGAGGCCACGTACCGCTCGAGCATGCTCACGTAGGCGCCGGACCCGGCCCCGCCGACCAGGTGCAGCCGGGCGTCGGGGTCGTAGAGGCGGCGGTAGACGGCGAGCGCCCGCACCACGTCGTGCTGGCACTTGTGGGGAGCGACCCGGCCCACGAACAGCCACGTGGCGCCGCCGCCCCGCCTGGCCCGCTCGAGACGGGCGAGGACCTCCGGGTCCGGGTCGACGTCGGCGCTGTCGAGGTCGACCAGCACGGGCGCCACCGCCGTCTCCTTGTACCCGGCCTCGCGCAGCTCGGCCTCGTTGTAGGCCGAAACGGCGATCCCGAGGTCGACCTCGCCGGCCATGTCCCGGAGTTGGCGGCGGCCCTCGGTGCACTCGACCGCCACGTGCGGCTCCCACGGGGCGAACAGCGCCGCGGTGGTGACGTTGTGGTAGTTGACCAGCTTGGGCTCGGGGCGGGCGCGCAGGAAGTCGGCCACCGCGCTTCCGGTCGACAGCTGGTACAGCAGCCATGTCCGCCCCGGCGACGGCCGGCGCCCGTACGTGCGATAGGGATGGGCGTGGCGCCGCCCCGGCCGGGGGATGCCCTCGGCGTAGATCTCCGACTCGAGGCCCATCCCCCGCAGGATCCGCCGGGCGTGCAGCGCATGGGTGCCGATGGCGTCGCGCGACGCGAACGTCGGCAGGAACTGGTGGATCGCGCCCATGCCGGAGGATGCGGCGCGCTCAGCGCCGCGTGGCCACCACGGCGTACGCCGCTGGTGGGAAAAGCACCTCGTTGAGGCGGGCGATGTTGGCGGCGAGGACCGGGTCGGCGCCGGGTACCGGCTGGAGGACCTCGCCGCTCGGCACGGCGATCTCGGCCACCACGCCCGCCTGCATGCGCTCGGACCGGAACAGGTGGCACCACGTCTCGCTCCGCAGCGGGCGGCCCGACGACAGGTCCGCCTCCACGGCGGAGCGCCCCTGCGCCCACCCCCGTGGATCGGCGCTCAGCACCACCACCGCGCCGCCGGTCGCGACCTTGGCCGCGGCCAGGGCGGCGAGATCGGCCTGGGCACCCACCGGCAGGCGCTCGACGCAGCCGCTCAGCACCAGCGCTCCGAGGCCACCGTCGGGCAGCGCGGTCAGGTGGTCGAGCGCCTCGTCGGTGCGCACCTCCACGCCGGCCGGCGCCGCCTGCTCCACCGGGTCCACCCCGTAGGCGTCGAAGCCGGCATCGCCGAGCAGGGCCAGCAGGGCGCCGTCGCCGCACTCGGCGTGCAGCACGCGCCCGGTGGTGCCCTCCAGCGCGGCGACCACCGTGGCACCCCACCGCGTGGCGTCGAGCGAGGCCGCCGCCCCGCCCGCGGCCCGGAGCCGGGCCGGCGGCGGAGCGATCTTCTCGAGGGCGTCGACCCGGCGGCTGAGCAGGCGGACGGCGCGGGTGATGGCCGACGAGAAGCCGCTGACCTGCTGGGCGACATAGCGGACCTCCCAGATGATCGCCTTGCGGATGACCCGCTTCACCTGGGCGACGAGAGGCTGGGCCGACTGCGTGGGCGCCAGCACGTCGACGAAGGTGGACTGCTCGGCCCGCTCCAGCACCTGGTCGAAGTCGTCGCCGATGGCGTGCACGGGCGCGAACCGGGCGAAGGCGAGGTCGAGCTCGCGCTCGAAGTCGGCCGGCAGGTCTCCGGACTCCCGCCGCCGCCGGACCTCGGCGTCGATCTCGTCCAGCAGGCGCCGGTGGTCGATGACGTCGCTCATTGGGGGACGTTACCGCCGGGGCGAGCCCGGCCCACTGGGCCCCGCCGGCGCCGGCTCACCCTCGGCCACGCACGGGTTGCGCATGGCACCGACGCCCGAGATCTCGGTCTCCACCACGTCGCCCGGCCGCAGGTACCGCTGCGGGGTGCGCGCCGTCCCCACGCCGGCCGGCGTGCCGGTGAGGCACACGTCGCCTGCGGTCAGCGTCATCACCGCCGACAGGAGCTCGACGAGGTGCGGCACGTCGACGATCATGTCGGCCGTCGACTCGTCCTGCATCAGCTCGCCGTTGACGTAGCAGCGGATGCGGAGGTCCAGGGGATCGTCGAGCTCGTCCACGGTGACGATGGCGGGCCCGATGGGGCAGAACGAGTCGAAGCTCTTCCCCAGCGAGTACTGGTGGCCGGCCGCCTGCTGCACGAAGCGCTCCGACACGTCCTGGGCCACCATGAACCCGCGCACGGCGTCGAGCCCGGTCGCCGCCGTCAGGTGGCGCCCGCCGTGGCCGATCACGAAGGCCAGCTCCGCCTCCCAGTCGGTGGTGCCCTCCCCCGCCGGGAGGACGATCGGGTCGTACGGCCCGTTGATGGACGACGGGAACTTCGTGAACACCGGCGGGATGGCGCCGATCGCCGTGCCGGTCTCCTCGGCGTGCCGCCGGTAGTTGAGGCCGACGGCGTACACCGAGCGCGGCGAGGGCACGGGTGGTCCGAGGTGGACGTCCTCCACCCGCTGCCCGCCGTCGAACGAGCCCGTCGCGTGCGCCTCGAGGGCGTCGGACCAGTGGTCGACCACCACGTCCATCGGGGCGGCCGGGATCCTGCCGCCGCTGATCCGGTTCAGGTCGTGGACGGTGCCGTCCACGAGGAGGGCGGACCGGCCCCCCGCGTTCACGAATCGCATGCGCTCATGATGGCCGACGCCGGTCGGACGGCCGCCGCCGAGTGGGACGGCCGGTCGGGCTGTGGGCCGTGCGGCAGGGTCTCAGGGGGTGAGGGCGGGCGCCTGGCTGGCCTTCTCGATGACCCGGTCGATGAAGCCGTAGTCCAGCGCCTCCTGGGCCGTGAACCAGCGGTCGCGGTCGGAGTCGGCCTCGATGCGCTCCACCGGCTGGCCGGTGTGGTGGGCGATCCGCTCGGCCATCATCCGCTTCAGGTAGATGATCTGCTCGGCCTGGATGGCGATGTCGGCCGCCTGGCCCTGCATGGACCCGGACGGCTGGTGCATCAGGATCCGCGAGTGCGGGAGGGCGTAACGCTTCCCGGGCGTCCCCGAGCACAGGAGGAACTGGCCCATGGACGCGGCCAGGCCCATGCAGACCGTGGAGACGTCGTTGGGGACGTACTGCATCGTGTCGTAGATGGCCAGGCCGGCGGTGACCGAGCCGCCAGGGGAGTTGATGTAGACGTTGATGTCGGCCTCCGGATCCTCGGCGGCCAGCAGCAGCAGCTGGGCGCACAGGAGGTTGGCCGACTGGTCGTCGACCTGGGTGCCGAGGAAGACGATGCGCTCCTTCAGGAGGCGCTGGTAGATGTCGCTGGAACGGTCCGCGTACTGCTGGGCCACTGCGGCGGGAAACGGGGAGGGCATGCCTTCAACGCTACCCGCGGTCCCCCCTCTCCACGGCGGGCGGGTCCGCCCGCACCGACCCGCGCCGGCGGCGCATCACCTGGATCGCACGGCGGCGACGACCAGGTCGGCCAGGTGGGCCGTGGCCGACGGGACCACGTGGAGGTACAACGACGGCTCGATCAGCTCCAGCTCCATCAGCAGCGGGCCGCCGTCGCCGGCGACGAGGTCGGCCCGGGCGTAGAGGATGGCGTCGCCGGTGGCGTCGCGCGCCGCCTCGTACGCGGCCAGCGCCACCTCTCGATGCGCGGCTGACGCCTCGACCTCGGCATAGGTGCCCCCGCGATGGGCGTGGATGCGGAACTCCCCCGCCGCCGGACGCTTGGCGACGGCATGGCTGACCCGGCCCCCCAGCACCACCACGGACGTCTCCCCGTCGGTCTCGATGCTCGGGACGTAGGGCTGGACGAGCACGTCACCGCCGGCCAGCAGCGCCCGCACGTGGTCGGCGGTGGCCGGGTCGTCCGCCCTGCCCCGCACGGCGCCGTCGCCGCCGATGCCGACGGCGGGCTTCACCACGACGAAGGCGTCACCGGCGAAGGCGGCGAGGGCGGCGCCGGCGTCGCCCGAGCCCGCCCGCACGACGGCCGTCGGGACGGTCGGCACCCCTGCGCCGGCGAGCTGGCGGAGGTACTCCTTGTGGTGGTTCCAGCCCACGACGCCCGGCGGGTTCACCAACCGCGTGGCGACCGCCACGTCGTCGATCCAGCCCAGGAACCTGTCCAGGTGCGCCGTGTAGTCCCACGTCTCGCGCAACAGCACCAGGTCGTAGCGCGACCAGTCCGCCGCCGGGTCTTCCCACGACAGCCAGTCGGCGCCAGCCCCTCGGTCGGCCAGCGCCTCGGCCAGACCGGCATGGTCTCCGCTCCCGCCGGGCCACAGGGAACAGCCGGCCAGGGCGACGCGGAACGGCACGAGCGGCGAGGCTAGGACCGCAGCGAGTGGGACCCGTGCGGCCACACCGAGCCGGTGGCGTATCGTCGTGTGCGGAAGACAAGGGAGCACCATGGCGATGATGGAGATGTTCCGCAGCGAAGAGGACTCCCGGCGCCACTGGCGACGCA
Coding sequences within it:
- a CDS encoding glycosyltransferase; protein product: MGAIHQFLPTFASRDAIGTHALHARRILRGMGLESEIYAEGIPRPGRRHAHPYRTYGRRPSPGRTWLLYQLSTGSAVADFLRARPEPKLVNYHNVTTAALFAPWEPHVAVECTEGRRQLRDMAGEVDLGIAVSAYNEAELREAGYKETAVAPVLVDLDSADVDPDPEVLARLERARRGGGATWLFVGRVAPHKCQHDVVRALAVYRRLYDPDARLHLVGGAGSGAYVSMLERYVASLGLAGAVTLPGSVPAASLRAYFRSADVFVCLSEHEGFCVPIIEAMRLSVPVVAFASTAVPETAAGAGVLLEAKDAVTVAAAVWRVLGDSRLRADLVAAGTRRAADFSLANSSRRFTEVIAKFLAGQGAAS
- a CDS encoding fumarylacetoacetate hydrolase family protein, producing the protein MRFVNAGGRSALLVDGTVHDLNRISGGRIPAAPMDVVVDHWSDALEAHATGSFDGGQRVEDVHLGPPVPSPRSVYAVGLNYRRHAEETGTAIGAIPPVFTKFPSSINGPYDPIVLPAGEGTTDWEAELAFVIGHGGRHLTAATGLDAVRGFMVAQDVSERFVQQAAGHQYSLGKSFDSFCPIGPAIVTVDELDDPLDLRIRCYVNGELMQDESTADMIVDVPHLVELLSAVMTLTAGDVCLTGTPAGVGTARTPQRYLRPGDVVETEISGVGAMRNPCVAEGEPAPAGPSGPGSPRR
- a CDS encoding ATP-dependent Clp protease proteolytic subunit — translated: MPSPFPAAVAQQYADRSSDIYQRLLKERIVFLGTQVDDQSANLLCAQLLLLAAEDPEADINVYINSPGGSVTAGLAIYDTMQYVPNDVSTVCMGLAASMGQFLLCSGTPGKRYALPHSRILMHQPSGSMQGQAADIAIQAEQIIYLKRMMAERIAHHTGQPVERIEADSDRDRWFTAQEALDYGFIDRVIEKASQAPALTP
- a CDS encoding glycosyltransferase family 4 protein — encoded protein: MRALHQFVPTFEPGAVGGHMLELQRLARETLGVEAELFAEFVHPAREGQARKHTDYGRRVPARPGDVLVYHVAIGSVVADFVRQRPEALVVDHHNITPPELYERWEPAAAYGCSWGRAQLPELASRTALGVADSAYNEDELRRVGFAATATAPILLDPAVFDSGDTGVDPAALARLVDTKAGADWLFVGRVSPNKCQHDVVKAFAAYRRMYDPAARLHVVGGSSSVAYWAALEGYIDALGLGDAVRLTGAVTAGELLAHYLVADAFVCLSEHEGFCIPLLEAMANRVPIVAFASSAVPGTLGDAGVLLASKRPGTVAAAVHRVLSDAPLRAALVAAGTARLDVFSLPRTRARWLEVLRGLEA